A genomic stretch from Armatimonadota bacterium includes:
- a CDS encoding ABC transporter permease produces the protein MADSASEGMKPPETSPWKRSLSVIGSFRGVAALIAVFLLGVFFTPVKLDTGLPIFLDPQTQSSILFEYAEYGILATGMTLVILTGGIDLSVGSVLGFAATLFSLLVIKYGWNPGTAFLVTLLAGASLGSVSGFLISRFRMQPFVATLAMMVAARGAAKWISGGIKIQPGTDATYAYQSGTPEFYSSMTSKLPGVGMQPITLMFLVTILIMLFVVRYTRFGRHLYAIGGNEEAARLSGINVATSKLGAYVLCGGLAAMAGVANACRLELGNPESGATYELDAIAAVVIGGTSLMGGRGGMFLTLIGVLIIAYIDKILSINNVEPALRLLAKGGIIVAAVLIQQSRKE, from the coding sequence ATGGCGGACAGCGCGTCTGAAGGGATGAAGCCCCCGGAAACGTCTCCCTGGAAACGCTCTCTCTCGGTAATCGGCAGTTTCCGGGGCGTCGCCGCCCTGATCGCCGTGTTCCTTCTAGGCGTGTTCTTCACGCCGGTGAAGCTGGACACGGGGTTGCCGATCTTCCTCGATCCGCAGACGCAGTCGAGCATCCTTTTTGAGTACGCGGAATACGGCATCCTCGCGACGGGCATGACGCTGGTTATCCTCACGGGAGGTATTGATCTCTCCGTCGGCTCGGTCCTCGGTTTTGCTGCCACTCTCTTCTCGCTGCTCGTGATCAAGTACGGATGGAATCCGGGCACTGCATTCCTGGTGACGCTCCTTGCGGGAGCATCCCTGGGAAGCGTCAGCGGGTTCCTGATCTCGAGGTTTCGAATGCAGCCGTTTGTGGCGACCCTGGCGATGATGGTCGCCGCGAGAGGCGCCGCCAAGTGGATTTCCGGCGGCATCAAGATCCAGCCCGGCACCGACGCCACCTACGCCTACCAGAGCGGGACTCCCGAGTTCTACTCCTCGATGACGTCGAAGCTTCCGGGGGTGGGGATGCAGCCCATCACGCTGATGTTCCTGGTCACCATCCTCATCATGCTGTTCGTCGTTCGGTACACGCGATTCGGAAGGCATCTGTACGCCATCGGAGGGAACGAAGAGGCCGCGCGCCTGTCGGGGATAAACGTTGCGACCAGCAAGTTGGGGGCGTACGTGCTCTGCGGTGGGCTGGCGGCGATGGCGGGTGTCGCCAACGCATGCAGGCTCGAGCTCGGCAACCCCGAGTCCGGCGCGACCTACGAACTCGATGCGATCGCCGCGGTGGTCATCGGCGGCACGAGCCTGATGGGCGGTCGAGGCGGTATGTTTCTTACCCTGATAGGGGTGCTGATCATAGCCTACATAGATAAGATTCTGAGCATAAACAACGTCGAACCGGCATTGCGTCTGCTGGCGAAAGGCGGTATCATCGTCGCCGCCGTTCTCATCCAGCAGAGCAGAAAAGAGTAG
- a CDS encoding alkaline phosphatase family protein, with product MSRVRTFLILTLVLAAACIPALAFNEATPTAQRNAILFSWDGAQRDHVNECLKRGELPNLAKLIAEGKTVKMDVTSHSTDTKAGHTQMLTGYDPDVTGVMSNGKFRAIPAGYSIFERLDQTYGKDKVATIMLTAKTHHVGACPPSKPADIKAAKAKLAQIQAKSGGRGKPANATVTGLEDPDAATQAARKRKATVQNLKGVIQNTDGEPFLNTAKALDVWDGEKGRTYDVVGPLMLGYLDKYSKGRFFAFFHYSDPDHMGHNHGENSKEYNDAIISCDKMLGECLKKLKTLGIYDKTMVFVTADHGFDEGKTSHSNAPYVFLASNLKTLARDGDQRDLAPTILKEMGVDVAKQQPKYKGAVLTK from the coding sequence TTGAGTAGGGTACGCACATTTCTGATCTTGACACTGGTTCTGGCCGCGGCGTGCATTCCGGCGCTCGCATTCAACGAGGCCACGCCGACGGCCCAGCGGAACGCGATCCTGTTCTCATGGGACGGGGCCCAGAGGGATCATGTCAACGAATGCCTCAAGCGCGGGGAGCTTCCCAACCTGGCCAAGCTCATCGCGGAGGGCAAGACGGTAAAGATGGATGTGACCAGCCACAGCACTGACACGAAGGCCGGACACACTCAGATGCTCACCGGATACGATCCGGACGTCACCGGCGTAATGAGCAACGGGAAGTTCAGGGCCATACCGGCGGGTTACTCGATCTTCGAGCGCTTGGACCAGACGTACGGCAAGGACAAAGTCGCCACGATCATGCTCACGGCAAAGACCCATCACGTCGGCGCCTGCCCTCCTTCCAAGCCCGCGGATATCAAGGCTGCGAAGGCGAAGCTCGCGCAGATTCAGGCAAAGTCAGGCGGCAGAGGAAAACCGGCCAACGCCACCGTTACCGGCCTGGAGGACCCGGATGCCGCGACGCAGGCCGCCAGGAAGAGGAAGGCCACGGTTCAGAACCTCAAGGGAGTCATCCAGAACACTGACGGCGAACCGTTCCTGAATACCGCAAAGGCCCTCGATGTGTGGGACGGCGAGAAAGGTCGCACCTACGATGTAGTCGGCCCGCTGATGCTCGGATATCTGGACAAGTACTCCAAGGGCCGCTTCTTCGCGTTCTTCCACTACAGCGATCCGGACCACATGGGCCACAACCATGGCGAGAACTCGAAAGAGTATAACGACGCCATCATCAGCTGCGACAAGATGCTCGGCGAATGCCTGAAGAAGCTGAAGACACTCGGCATCTATGACAAGACGATGGTCTTCGTTACGGCAGACCACGGATTCGACGAGGGCAAGACATCGCACAGCAACGCGCCGTACGTCTTCCTGGCGTCGAACCTCAAGACCCTGGCCAGAGACGGCGACCAGCGCGACTTGGCCCCGACCATCCTGAAGGAGATGGGTGTTGATGTCGCGAAGCAGCAGCCGAAGTACAAGGGCGCTGTACTGACGAAGTAA
- a CDS encoding exo-alpha-sialidase — translation MLYAVALLGCIVTAQNADIGFTSLVGQVSREYPRHSEGDIVELDDGTLLLAWTRFTGGGADHSTAHIAAMTSEDGGLTWSEPYVIQENTGKQNVMSLSFLRLKSGKIGMFYLEKNSNSDLQVHFRYSADEAKTWGPIQKVPTPSGYSIVNNDRIIQLKTGRIIVPISYEFDISVADDPLLVFCMYSDDEGRTWKRSVPDLKCPQRGAMEPGVVELANGRVLMVIRNQTGRVYSSLSKDRGATWSEAQPTDVKSPESPATIKRIPGTRNLLLVWNNNGTGSRQRSPLTAAVSKDNGKTWLNVKNIEDDPTSNYAYVSVDFVKDRVLLTYYDNPKGGGWNLRFRNIPLNWFTE, via the coding sequence ATGCTGTACGCGGTCGCGCTGTTGGGTTGTATCGTAACGGCTCAGAATGCCGATATCGGATTCACATCGCTTGTCGGTCAGGTCTCTCGGGAGTACCCTCGCCACAGCGAGGGCGACATTGTCGAGCTCGATGACGGCACGCTTCTGCTCGCATGGACGAGGTTCACCGGCGGTGGCGCGGATCATTCCACCGCTCACATCGCGGCGATGACGTCTGAGGACGGCGGGCTCACGTGGTCCGAGCCGTATGTCATCCAGGAGAACACCGGCAAGCAGAACGTGATGTCGCTCAGCTTCCTGAGGCTGAAGTCGGGGAAGATCGGCATGTTCTACCTCGAGAAGAACAGCAACTCCGATCTTCAGGTTCACTTCCGCTACTCGGCGGACGAGGCAAAGACGTGGGGGCCGATTCAAAAGGTCCCGACGCCCTCCGGCTACAGCATCGTCAACAACGACCGGATCATTCAGCTCAAGACCGGGCGGATCATCGTTCCGATCTCGTACGAGTTCGACATCAGCGTAGCCGATGATCCGCTGCTGGTCTTCTGCATGTATTCCGACGACGAGGGCAGAACTTGGAAGCGCTCGGTCCCCGATCTGAAGTGCCCGCAGAGAGGCGCGATGGAGCCCGGAGTGGTGGAACTTGCGAACGGCCGTGTGCTGATGGTCATCCGCAACCAGACGGGCCGCGTCTACAGCAGCTTGTCCAAAGACCGAGGGGCGACGTGGTCCGAGGCTCAGCCGACGGATGTGAAGTCGCCCGAGTCGCCGGCGACGATCAAGCGCATTCCCGGCACGAGGAACCTGCTCCTTGTGTGGAACAACAATGGAACGGGTAGCAGGCAGCGCTCGCCGCTTACCGCTGCTGTTTCGAAGGACAACGGCAAGACCTGGCTCAATGTGAAGAACATCGAGGACGACCCCACGTCGAACTACGCGTACGTCAGCGTCGACTTCGTGAAGGACCGCGTGCTTCTGACCTACTACGACAACCCGAAGGGTGGGGGTTGGAACCTGCGCTTCCGAAACATCCCGCTGAATTGGTTCACTGAGTGA